From Rhopalosiphum padi isolate XX-2018 chromosome 2, ASM2088224v1, whole genome shotgun sequence:
gaatataatcaatataaaatatgaaacttacacacaaacatttataatttattaattgactgaaaatatatgtattgatttaGCTTCACTTAGAAGCCCACATTTATTAAAAGTGCAAATACAAACTGTTTCGGCCGAAGAgtgcaataaaaattttttgtatttgccAAATAGGGAGAAAAAAATAGCACAAGGAATCCTTAATGACTTAATGGTATGTGCTGGCAATCCGGAAGGCGGAAATGACACTTGTCAAGTAAGCAATTTGTGTTCctattcaaataattacatttctaCACTATAAATATCTCTttaatttccaattattttacaatatttttagggCGATTCAGGTGGTCCTATTCAAATAGAACATAATAGTTACAAGTGTATGTATTCACAAATAGGGATAACGTCATTTGCAGGGCCATTTTGTGGACAAGCGAATTCACCTGCTGTTTATACTCGAGTATCAAACTATATTTCATGGATTGAACAAATTGTCTGGccaaaagtttaaaaactaattaataattaaattgttttatactcTATTTATAGTCATCTTTTCAAATTGGTTATAGTATctgtaaattatgtttatgttttttatgtttatactctAAAATTGTCTTTGCCTATATCATAATAGATGTACAATTAATAACacagatataatatagaaaccttatattattataatcataatatacataaaataagacTATTCCTCTTTAATAATCCCCTTTAAAGTTCAATTGATACgttgtacttataattataatattacgtcacAGGCATAATGACGTGATTAATAATTACTTCAAACAATATATGTGATATTAGATTTTCTGATACGTCAGCATTTCGGATGCTATTCAGGATTtccattgatttaattattatttactaactaCATTCTTGATTACGGTATTCgataaggtataatattttttatttattttttaacactgtACTAATTAACAGTATCAGTGAATGTGTATTCACAGAATATTCGCTAAAAATTCTAATcgctaattattatgttttatttttctttgccATTCATGTgttgtattttaattgattttattaatgacTTTTTCTGACCTAGTTGGCTTTCAATATTTActatggaatatattattaatatattttttcattgtttaaatTGATTATCCTAATATGGTTTCCATTTCATATGgcttgttgtaattttttattattatgttacttataagttataacttaaattaaaattataatatatataacataggaTGTATTTAAGTATTCATAGTAAATATTGGTAGGTATATAAGAATACATACCAGAAAGAACATTTCAGTAATTATTTGCtaaaactctaaaaaaaaaaactaaattgttatatttatctaGAACTtaacgttataattattttataaaagtagtgtgggaataatttataactaaaaaatatcaaagaaattGATAGaccttttaatttattatactagttaatagggctgtacataataataacaaaatattctctagattaaaatgaaataacaacatatgtatgttaaaaaaatatagacaattaggtactaattacatttttttttttactcatttttgtttttcattgtttaggtttataattttatgatactcATTGACGCGAACCCGGGAAAACGgcatttgaattcaaatattatattcccgCCGAGTCGGCTCTTACCAACCACCAGCCCTCGGTAAGGCGACGTCAGCGCCCCGGCCGACAACGGCTTTGGAGCGCTGGAACGGTACCGAAAACCGGTACCGAACGGCCGGTCGTCAGTCTTTACCTCTCCACGTAGTACACACACTCATCGTCAATTACCTTTGTGTCTTTTGGTTATTCCACGCCCAAATAATCACGTCCGATCACTTTGTTTTTTTCATCCTATTTTTTCATTCTACAAAAAGGCACATAACCCTAAGTAACATTAGTAATATAGtccctttataataataatatattctaactaCTCGAAGatattttgataacaaaaaataataataatccatagTAAAATAAGGTAATGAAAATGCACGTccctattaattataacttattaaataatatactagttaatataggtatttatgtattaataattcattcatAGCAACGCTAGCTCCTACTTTTGTTTCAAATTATCAACTATACAAAATGTATGCTTATGTTTGAGTTTAGCGTTAATAGTGATATAGTACAAGTGAAgtcatttatcataaatttgtaattataatttttattttctgttcaattaataatatgttcaataacaaaaataagttatgtaactaaaaatgattattgtacGGCGCATTAGATAGGCTATTTAGATACACCATTTCCTCGTGCTCTAACATATTGGTCACATGAACAAATAGGTActcaaaataatacaatcttaatattcataatatagtttaattaaaattagtaaaatctaTAAAGTCCAATTCAGTTTGTACCTATGCACATAAAGAAGAATTCACATCGTTCTCTTGCGTGccagaattaaatttttacatgaAATGACCATAGTTATATAGTTCATACCGATCGTTgggtatagtattttaatattacatcgaGGAGGTTTTCTTACCTTTCATTATATTCATCAGCCTCTACTTCTAATTGTAATGGTTATTCACAGTGTAAAACATTAAGGTTGcacaaacttaattttttcgAATAAATGAAATTCCTTTTTAATCAGCAATAATATTTATCCTTTAAATTTTCTGGTTAATACGAAAATTAATTTGACAAGTTTtcaataggtatatcatatttttttaattcaaattgagtacatttattatatatattttatattcgcaaatttgtttatctatttgttttctttaaaatctTGGTACTAGCCTGGAGACTATACGACAAATTCGAAAGATACAACATGAACTTGGCATTTCGAATGAAATTTATTTCTGTTAAAAATGTGcagtatcaaattatttttaaaaatattgtattcgtttggacataatacaataaagtaAGGATACCAACGTAAACTCAGAACCCCGATCTAAGTTGTTTGATTATTGCGGatgtaaaattatgttaaaaattccaAATCTTGTTGTAAATTGTTTGTCACACACGTCTATCTGTTTCAATTGCATTCGATGCCACCGAATCTATTCGTAAGAatctgattataatattaattttaatattcatatttttaaattgtgaaaGACTTTTTTTGAGAATGAAAGTGGGTCAAAGGTAACTATACAAGTTAGAACTTGAGTTAATAGATTTGATTAGTGTATAATTTTGGCAAACTCAATAAAGtcgttttagaaatatttagagGAAATATAACAGGTTTAGATTTTTCATATACCATGGTAGACTAGTGATTACGTAAATTGTAGTAATAGCATAGTCGAAAAGTCGAAAGATCCGGAGCGGCTTTGCGCTGGCTGTCGTActgtagataataatttatactaagtaattattatatttacaaaaatcgaAGACAGGAGTGGCTTCAGCTGCAATGTACAGAGCCTGGTTTATTTAAACACagtttaagttaattaataaacaggctttaaatggaaaaataatcaaattttataagtatttagaaaatacattaaaatttaatatagataacgATTATACGGTCAACGGTCACCACGACAGTAATATAGATAAGCCAAAGTTTGCACGTGTAATATACATGACACACACACTTTAATCATTATACGGTATAAtttagtgaaaaataaatttaataaaaaacaaaaataaaatgattattataaaatattttattatactttatctatactttataatacacatattacgGGGGGAGATATGTTTAATCAtgaaaactttaatatattatataatttcctaTTAGTTTACATTCATAATCGGATCAACgactacttaaaaaataattcatcaacacatataaaacattcatatttaagataaacagtaataaaataagcaaagtaagtatctatattattctacataaaataagttaataatactttaatacaaaaaaataatagtttaattttgcaataaaagtgatgaattaaattaaatgtttgaacAGAACTAAAGtctgaaatgttttatttttataaattttcaaaatccgtcaatataatattaaacaaaatttaaatttaaaattattatttcatcttgcatgttgaaatgttttaagctttttaaaacttgtaaaatacaaaatataaccaatatatctttaaaaaataaaagtgccAGTAGTTACTACCCTGGTGTATAATAGTTATCAAGTGGGTTACTGTATTGCATAGGCGTAAATTTGCCTTGTTAGAAGGGgggctaaaattataaacatagaactGGCTCGTAGAGAGTTTCTCCCCGTACCCCTagatataaattttacaattttattgtaaaatttattataaaagatgttcataaaaacttcaaaattatttactgaatggcgtataatacataactttttatcgttgtcgttatatatattataacgtatagctcaataatttaatattattataaatttacaatacaaaataaattcatacataAAGCTTAAATGTTCACATATAACACATACCTATCGGATATCCTGATTAGGaattacgttttaaatttaataattttctctattaaataacctaaaatttcttgaaaaactttaaaaaatgtagtgGAGCTAAGCCCCCATAAGTCCCCTCAATTTACGCCTATATGCTGTGTTggatatatagatattttacataTGGATTACATAATACTATGATAATACCACCTTTCCGTAAAATTGTGAAATAGTCTAAATAAGTCCATGGTatgaatataggtaatatataaatatcaatattcgtattttgaaaatgtaattgcaTAAAGTAAAGTTCGTAGTATATctacgtaaaagttttaaatctccatgcttataataaaataataagcatcgttatcttaatttaaaaattataaaattaggtattttagattttaaaattgaacctataaaatacaaataaatcaaaaagtaaaacattaataaaattatattatttttatacatttataatgtgtataataaatgtattatgaaaagttcaagtaaaaattaaatttaaatttaaaaaagtacgttttgtctaaaaaaaatgttgtgaaaatttttaagttttccgtaatatttgtttaaactattaattaaaactatgcagtatgcataatataatgttatttagtaTACCTATCATATAAGGAATAATAGcttttttatttcagaaaaatgattaattatcatCATCCGTTTAGAATATTACCGATGGAAGTTttgataacttttattttgatattacaaTTGTGTCAACAAGTTCATTCGAAAGACGTAATATTACAAAGTAATAAGTgatttgcatatatatatatatatatatatatatatataagcatgtaaattaataatatttagtagcatatatttttatattaattgtttttttttttttttagaagtataaagtattaaattaaaacgtataagTCCAAAAAAATTAATCCTAGTAGGTCATAGtgcctttataattatttttgtactaacATACCtagaaatgaatataatttatatttattatattatacaattaattaagaattggaatattatttaaaaaaaatcttataatattcattgttatAATGATTGATTAAGTATTTAACGTTATTTtatgttctaattaatattaaaaataaatattacaacgaCATAGAGATAATGTAACACTTGAATAGTTTTAACATTGTATCTTATATTTCTAAACTGTTGTATTGTTTTCGTTGCAGATGaagaaaatgttattgttataattggAGTAGATCCTGGCgatgataaacatttaaacgtGAAATGCGATTATTCGGGAACTTTTATGATCAATAGTTTTCAATGGAAAAAAGTTAAAACCAATAAATGGCACCCGCCAAATGAAATGTTAAAAGAATCACAATGGTACTTACCTATTACCagctatatcattatttttataaccaacaattaagtatataagtttaaaatacgaATTATTTTCTTACATGGTTATATCAACATAGGTTGAATTTCCAAAATGCGAGAGAAGAAGATAAAGGACAATATATTTGCACAATAAATGGTTTTAACGGAAGTGGAACGTTTTCTGAAAAACGTAGTTTTGTTTTGGATTTTAGTACTGGATTTGATGTCACTAAAGAAATACCAGAATTTCAAGAAATTGTTTTAGCAGAAAACGTgccattattaataaatagtacttTGCATCTAAATTGCCCATTTAtaagtaagtaatttattttttataaacaattattatcgatattataatcttataatatacttcatcAATGCCTAAAATTGTCTTTATTAACAGCGTTgatcaataaacaatataaccGTTGATGagttaattttttcaaacaatttgtatagattattattattattggttgtcAAATATATTAGTGTTTAATCAGTATGTTTTTAGGgacaaattgtaattttctttacatattcaaaaattatattacctgtCTTGACAATTCATGTGCTCCCGCATGTACAGATTAAGGAACGAGTTTCGTATTTTTTGTACTGTTATCCCCGCGTCAGTTAACGACACAATTACTATCCATTTTCCGAAACGGATCAGAACTTTGAAACTGCGACGTATATACACTTTtgacataattatattgttgaatAACTGCCgtcaattaacaataaatatatacgataatTATTGGATATGTAATACGTCCATCTAAAACAGAGGTCGGCAACCGTTTGAGACAGCAAAGCTAaaagttacaatttaaataattttccagTTTTTAAGGAGCCGCAAAACATattagtttcaatattttagtatttgcttttatataattgattttcgatttaaaataaacgaatttatatacgaaataatatatattcgtgtaaaaacatacaaatatttttagcacaaaacatattcaaatattttagcaataatataataaataatacagttattgaGTAATAGATAGTTATATGGTTACATCGATGGGAGCATTGGTTTGTATGCATTTGGAAAGTTTGTTACacacttttaaatttagttgATTTCGATGGCCTGTgcagttattttatattctaaaagcGACCTTGACAAAacctaataaaatgataatttttgcgTGTGTACCTAGAGAGCCGCAACTTATGATCGAAAGAGCCGCAGGTTGCCGACACCTgaactaaaacaatatataaattatgttgaacATTGCAGGTACAAGTGATACTGTGTACTCATGgtataaaaatgacaaattacTCGTTGAAAGAAAAGCAATAATTGACGGGATTAATATGTTTGATAATGATTACAATTCAAAGTCGGTAAGATTGTCGGATACTGGAAATTATAAGTGCGTTGTGAAAAATACTATTGGCTCAATTCAATTCAAATTCAATGTAGTTGTTTATGGTaaagaaaattttattattagcaaattattaaatatttttttagttaattacatTATCAGTTAATACAACAAATCTAcagatgatgaaaaaaaaatgcctcTTTCTTTCGCTTATCCACGAGATTTGTCATTAAAGTCTGGAGATTCGGCTCGGTTTTATTGCCAGGCTATTGCATTTAACTATCTTCAAAGTTTAAATtggtattatttgaataatacaaatcCAATGGACATTGATATACAAACTGTAGATCTTTCGAAATTTAAAAAGATGAAGAGTGTAAGATTATATTTATGCTATATTTTTAGAAGTATATtctttttaattcttattattattatttaacgtttagtagaaataaatttacttttgattTCACAATATACACTTATCACTtatcacaataaaaatacagacacaataagttttaatttattgatttaaactgCAAatcattaactttaaatatttttgtgtacaGGTGGGATCGAATGACTTTAAGTTGATACTAGAACACGTTACAGTTCGTGATTCTGGATGGTATATTTGTGTTATAGCAGGAGCTAGTAAAATGTTAATGGCTGAAGCCAAATTGGACGTGGACAAAAGATTGGGTATGActccaaatatttaattttattaactattaatgtatGATAACACTCAAATATGATTATcacaaaattttaattgaatcatTCTGTGAGTTGAATGCTGTATAATTCAAaacttgtttgaaaaaaatacgaataatttCTGGATGATATCAATTGAACACGTTTAttgctatttatagatattttaaatttaatcatttgaatcttttatttttttaatttatgtagatacacattttaatttttttttgacttcTAAGTCATcttgaaaatgttatacaagGTTTCTCATTTATTAGTCGGCTATTAAACTTAGCAAAAATtacctactttaaaattttaaaaattcacttCACAATTTCAAATGTTACCTAAATCCTAGATAATAGCAAGAATATTTAATgtagattaattaaaaatgtcatgtgatataatacataaatatttaaactacctacctcattttgattataataaccaTTTAGTAAACTAGTTTTTCGGTGATAAaatattccttaatttttctttGTTTCCCAATTCTAGacaaaatatgtgtttaaatattttacaatttatcttaaatttgaatttaccatgatttttttaatggtttatgGATTTGtgtagtagatattatatttttacctatagtctgatgttttaaatttatcaattaaatctTTGAAACAAAATGTTCTTCAGAagtttcattttaatttgttagaaTGAATATGACGCGATAGCTTCAATCATTTTCATCGTTATCTGTCAAAATTAGGGTTGTGTTAGAAGACAGAATGGTCGATGATCATCGTCACGGACCTGGTTAGACCAATTATTGTGGGATAATTTTTAGTATGTTGGGATATTACGTGACCTAGCAGCTTAATTATgtctatgtaataaatatattttatactgttagCTTTAAGATTAgaatcaatttacctattatcaaacttataggtgatacaataattatactatcatctagggcatctcataggttttattgatattttaattttaaagtgacttacgagtattttaaactattgataatttacataactattagttgtataagaattaaaatatcaataagatgtcttagataatttattaccttTATGTTTGACAATAGGTTAATATTGATTCTGTTACTGTAGctaacagtataaaattaattcctctggacgcaaatttgctatgtttgACGTTCGTAAAATTTTTCGGAAAAGAGCCAtaatactcattagtcattatgtACTTGGAGTGTCATATTCTTTAATTGCGCAGGGctcataaaaatagttttaaaaaaaaagtttcagtaagttttgtattataattcttacgttgtaataattaattacagtcgagtcgcgataactcaaaaaacttgacaactcaattttttttttttattcccttagaaatataaatataaatttatctaaatttgaGTTAGATATCtctaataatacacatttagaagcaaatttttatctcccttcaactccgagttatcgcgactcgactgtatttattttttaaagtccGATGTTTAGTTAtgtttaattgtaaattgtttgttCTTATAGAAATGTGTCCTCCTCTAAAATCAGATAGTTTAGATATTAGTTGCTCTCTTAATGGTAAGTATGCTGATTGTTCAGATCAATCAATACCTAATACAATAGCAAGACCATTATGCAAGGCAAAATACATTGTGGAAAACGAAGAAGAATCAATAATATCGCCTGAAATAACTTGTCAGTCTGATGGAGTTTggaattatcaattatttaaatgcattccaagtaattatattttttatcattttaacatgaatcttatcaaaatatatattataaattaactaaattatcaaTGCATCCAAATATTATGTTCGTTAAAATTtaagatgaaaaaataatcgatatatatttaatatatgtttttaaacctccaacattatgttttattttatatattgtattacttattaataataagttattattattattataataaccatctGTGCTAGTATTCAAATTTTACTTTAGATTGtggtataacatatataaaaaaccaACCTACGATCAATGAAGGCGATAAAGCACTTGTTGGAACAGCACCTTGGAATGTTGGAATATATCAGTTAGATAAAAAAGGAAATTATGACATGATATGTGGAGGATCAATAATAACTCTAAATTTAGTGGTTACTGGtaaaacgtttttaaatgtattcggggaacaataaaaattaattaaattaaatgtatagcgGCACATTGTTTTTGGAGAAAAGGTATAGCTGAAATAATATCAGTAACAGGAGGTCAATATAAAATTGCTGTTGGAAAATATACAAGAAGTTACACAATAAATGACAATGATTTTACTCAAATAATGAATGTAAGTTAATTCTTTAAACGTAATATCTtagaatctaataataataaatatgacattacgtacgaatataatattaacttgtcCAATATTgtctaaatataggtaataacttGTGTCGTTAAAgccttaatttaattaaaaataataataatattaattagaacaatTTTATAGGTGACAAAAATTCACCTGCACAAAAGTTTTAATGGATATTCTGGGCTCTACACTGGAGATATAGCTATCGTAGTAATGGCAAAT
This genomic window contains:
- the LOC132922424 gene encoding CLIP domain-containing serine protease B10-like isoform X2, encoding MINSFQWKKVKTNKWHPPNEMLKESQWLNFQNAREEDKGQYICTINGFNGSGTFSEKRSFVLDFSTGFDVTKEIPEFQEIVLAENVPLLINSTLHLNCPFISTSDTVYSWYKNDKLLVERKAIIDGINMFDNDYNSKSVRLSDTGNYKCVVKNTIGSIQFKFNVVVYDDEKKMPLSFAYPRDLSLKSGDSARFYCQAIAFNYLQSLNWYYLNNTNPMDIDIQTVDLSKFKKMKSVGSNDFKLILEHVTVRDSGWYICVIAGASKMLMAEAKLDVDKRLEMCPPLKSDSLDISCSLNGKYADCSDQSIPNTIARPLCKAKYIVENEEESIISPEITCQSDGVWNYQLFKCIPNCGITYIKNQPTINEGDKALVGTAPWNVGIYQLDKKGNYDMICGGSIITLNLVVTAAHCFWRKGIAEIISVTGGQYKIAVGKYTRSYTINDNDFTQIMNVTKIHLHKSFNGYSGLYTGDIAIVVMANKVSINNGVSPICIDWKNNFNVLNGTQGKIVGWGKMTNDKVSPDLLEAYLSYIDHSSCRSMFSTGFEKYVAGDKFCAGSTSGQEANKGDSGAGFTIKKNNSYFLTGIVSNKDTAFKNYKPIGVFTDIKYHIRWIENLRKKYSV
- the LOC132922424 gene encoding uncharacterized protein LOC132922424 isoform X3: MINYHHPFRILPMEVLITFILILQLCQQVHSKDVILQNEENVIVIIGVDPGDDKHLNVKCDYSGTFMINSFQWKKVKTNKWHPPNEMLKESQWLNFQNAREEDKGQYICTINGFNGSGTFSEKRSFVLDFSTGFDVTKEIPEFQEIVLAENVPLLINSTLHLNCPFISTSDTVYSWYKNDKLLVERKAIIDGINMFDNDYNSKSVRLSDTGNYKCVVKNTIGSIQFKFNVVVYDDEKKMPLSFAYPRDLSLKSGDSARFYCQAIAFNYLQSLNWYYLNNTNPMDIDIQTVDLSKFKKMKSVGSNDFKLILEHVTVRDSGWYICVIAGASKMLMAEAKLDVDKRLEMCPPLKSDSLDISCSLNGKYADCSDQSIPNTIARPLCKAKYIVENEEESIISPEITCQSDGVWNYQLFKCIPNCGITYIKNQPTINEGDKALVGTAPWNVGIYQLDKKGNYDMICGGSIITLNLVVTAAHCFWRKGIAEIISVTGGQYKIAVGKYTRSYTINDNDFTQIMNVTKIHLHKSFNGYSGLYTGDIAIVVMANKVSINNGVSPICIDWKNNFNVLNGTQGKVGLKLLVGEK
- the LOC132922424 gene encoding uncharacterized protein LOC132922424 isoform X1, translating into MINYHHPFRILPMEVLITFILILQLCQQVHSKDVILQNEENVIVIIGVDPGDDKHLNVKCDYSGTFMINSFQWKKVKTNKWHPPNEMLKESQWLNFQNAREEDKGQYICTINGFNGSGTFSEKRSFVLDFSTGFDVTKEIPEFQEIVLAENVPLLINSTLHLNCPFISTSDTVYSWYKNDKLLVERKAIIDGINMFDNDYNSKSVRLSDTGNYKCVVKNTIGSIQFKFNVVVYDDEKKMPLSFAYPRDLSLKSGDSARFYCQAIAFNYLQSLNWYYLNNTNPMDIDIQTVDLSKFKKMKSVGSNDFKLILEHVTVRDSGWYICVIAGASKMLMAEAKLDVDKRLEMCPPLKSDSLDISCSLNGKYADCSDQSIPNTIARPLCKAKYIVENEEESIISPEITCQSDGVWNYQLFKCIPNCGITYIKNQPTINEGDKALVGTAPWNVGIYQLDKKGNYDMICGGSIITLNLVVTAAHCFWRKGIAEIISVTGGQYKIAVGKYTRSYTINDNDFTQIMNVTKIHLHKSFNGYSGLYTGDIAIVVMANKVSINNGVSPICIDWKNNFNVLNGTQGKIVGWGKMTNDKVSPDLLEAYLSYIDHSSCRSMFSTGFEKYVAGDKFCAGSTSGQEANKGDSGAGFTIKKNNSYFLTGIVSNKDTAFKNYKPIGVFTDIKYHIRWIENLRKKYSV